A stretch of DNA from Glycine max cultivar Williams 82 chromosome 18, Glycine_max_v4.0, whole genome shotgun sequence:
gaaatttttaattttaagttctgCTTTAGTTTCTAAAGATGCTTATAGAGCCTTTAACATTGATGATATATGTACTCTTGTGAATCAATTCTATCCTTTAGATTTTAGTGAGCAAGAGATATTAGTTTGACATTTCAACTTGGGCATTTTATTGTTGATGCTTCTAGCTATCTAGATTTGAACTTATCCACCATGCTTGAATTATGTCAATCTTTGGCAAAAACAAGAAAGTCAAGTACATACTATTTGatcgataaattatttttttttatcttaactcTTCCCGTTTCTATAACTACGATAGAAAGATTATTTTCAACAATGAAGATCATCAAAACAAGATTGCGTAATAAGATGGAAGATGAATTTCTTGCTGACAATATGATCATttacattgaaaaaaaataactgaaaattttagtttttattcaattattgttGATCAATTCAAAACTTTGAAGGAACCAAGGGTGGTACTTATGCTAGTACACTTGCCCTATATGCCTCGTCTCCAGAAAGCCTTAGCTAGTGCTTCTTTCCGCTCCTCTTGATTCTTGCGTTTTGGGGTTGGCTACTCAATCAATAGTGTCCATGAAGTGATTGATGTTCGATTGGGCTTTATTAAAGCGGATGTGGTTGTTTCTTTTGATATTGATAGTTTATTACATTTTggatgtgaattttttttatattaataattgtaTTGCATTTTTTGTTCGCTTTTGTTTAACGACAATGATAGTACATATGAGtgcatattaatataattatatgtaaatttaaattttgaatatatgaATATCATTTAATACTTTGGCCCCCCAAATTATTGGTCAAGCTCCATCACTACCACTACCATCGAAGGATGTCCCGTTAAGAGTCTAGCTTATTTTTAGAGTTTAGGACCTTTAGTTGTGTGATGTTGCTTATGTCAATCTTTGGCAAAAACAAGAAACTCAAGTACATACTATTTGatcgataaattaatttttcttttatcttaacTCTTCTCGTTTCTATAACTACGAtagaaagattatttttaacaatGAAGATCATCAAAACAAGATTGCGTAATAAGATGAAAGATGAATTTCTTGCTGACAATATGATCATttacattgaaaataaaaaaactgaaaattttagtttttattcaattattgttGATCAATTCATAACTTTGAAGGAACCAAGGGTGGTACTTATGCTAGTACACTTGCCCTATATGCCTCATCTCCAAAAAGCCTTAGCTAGTGCCTCCGCTCCCCTTGATTCTTTCGTTTTGGGGTTGGCTACTCAATCAATAGTGTCCATGAAGTGATTGATATTCGATTGGGCTTTATTAAAGCGGATGTGGTTGTTTCTTTTGATATTGATAGTTTATTACATTTTggatgtgaattttttttttatattaataattgtaTTGCATTTTGTGTTTACTTTTGTTTAACGACAATGATAATACATATGAGtgcatattaatataattatatgtaaatttaaattttgaatatatgaATATCATTTAATACTTTGGCCCCCAAATTATTGGTCAAACTCTGTCACTATCACTACCACCGAAGGATGTCCTATTAAGagtctaacttatttttagaGTTTAGGACCTTTAGTTTTGTGACATTGCTTGTCTCCTTGTACATACTCAAACTCGCAGGATTGGAGTAGGGGATGAGTGGGGGAACATGGAATTTacatattacatatatatatatatatatatatatatatatatatatatatatatatatatatatatatatatatatatatatatatcacccaTATTTTCAGATAAGGCTCCTCTAAAGTAAGAAcgcaaaaaaaatgcacaaatgTATTCACTCTTGAATTAAAGTAGGTTAAGACATGCTTTAGTTTAAATCAACTCTAGATACACTCTTACTCGAGAGTTtcatatttagaatttttttcctAGCTTTTCACATTTTCCAAAGTTTAATAATAGGGCTCCCCTAATTCCCCTTAATTTGCACACTTATAACAGATTCCAAATCAATCATTACATATCATCATCTCATGAAATGCGGAGCTCTTTATGGTTATAAATCTCTATGCTCCTATCACCCAAAGTTGTATCTACGTAGTTGCAGGTAAATTCACCTACTTTGTTTATCGCCTTTACACTTTTTCATGCATCTTAATAGTTAATGTCCAACCAATTCTCTAACATATTGTTTGAACTATGATTTATGTTTCACGTTGAATAAGAACCAACAATAAACTATAAGCTGTTTCGCACCACGTTACAGAAGAAcaaaataattagtttattaatcTCCGGCATCTTACCTTTTAATGATTAACAAGTAAAGCAAGAGTTTTCCtgatacctttttttttttttatcagcgtTTCCCTGATACCTATATGTGAATCCAAACCAAGATATGACATGTGTATATATCCTACGTTTGACCCAAAATCAATGAAAACTACTGATGTTGCATTACTCTCTCTTCGATTTGGAGAGAGCTTTCTTCCTCTGAGCAAGCATGTATGTGTACAAGTGAGGGCTACCTGCATAGAATGCGCCACATTCAACCAGTTAAAATACAAGGTCAGTGAAACAAATATTAGCCTAAGGACATCATTGTCAGCAGTGAGAAGGATGTTTTGCTCATGCCTGGAACGTAGATTCCCATTGCAACAATCGCAGCATAGAAGTAATCAAATGATGAGTTCCATTTGTTTGGCATCCTTATGCAATACTTCCCAGACGCCTGAAAAATACTTCCATTAGCTTGAAATTCCAAATTATTGAGAAACCAGATTATCGAATATTTCCACCTGAGTAAATCATAAGTAATAGACTATTCTCCATTTCTCTTCCATCAATTTAGGAATGCTATGAAATTGCCGATGGTCAAGGTTTCCAAATAGGAAATCCTCTTAGAGGATTTgtccttttaaaataattaataaataagggCAGAAGAGCTAGATATATATTAGTGATTAACAAAAACAACATACAGCCAGCAGCTTTAGATCTAACTACTCTAAACGCTTAGTGAACATTGCTATGCAAATAATTTACCTTAATGAATGGTAAGGCAATGTATATTAAACCAACTTCACTGCTTATGCCTGTTGGATACAAAACTAAGAAGCTGCTATATCTGCAAAAGAAGAATTGTAGTTGATACAAGAGCAAAAATTGATTTCCCTCGTACTATACTCCATGAACAAGGCTAAACAATCAAATTCCATACCTAAGCCACAAAAGCCATGATGGAGTAAATCCAAAAGTCTCTTTAAAGCCAAAGAAAGAATAGCGAATGATCTaagcaacaacaaagaagatGAATATTAATCTTCATTAGTCCTTCTCTTTCCTAATGACTTCACCATGGAAACAAAGGATATTATACCAGAAGCAGAGGAGAAATTACAGGGGAAAATCACCAAGCCAAAAAGTTTGCTGTCACTCCAGCCAATACTTAAAATTTCagattatcaatatttttatgcaAGACAGACATACTCAAGTAACTAATTATTGACATGGCCAATCTTCAGGTGCACCATTTCCATTTGTTCTGCTTTGGGAGAGGGCTTTTTATGACATCTTAAAATTTCCTTTGCAATTTTGGCAGTAGAAACAGGAATTTGTGAATTGTAATGAGAGACCACCAGGCACCACCAACTCCATTTCagtcagaaaatgaaaacatatatGCATTTACAAATGTAAAAATAGTATATGCCACGATACTCGGTTCAATATCTCTAATCACTTAATGCAATTATATCTCTATCCATAGCTATCAATCTCAGACACATAATCACCATCAATCTAGGAGCAATAAGAACATaccaaaaatgaaagatgatggtgaaattaatagaaaaagaacATAACAAATCAGATAAAATGTAGCAGAATGTGAAGTGGGAAGtctaaaggaagaagaaagaatggaACACACGgaaaaaaaagtcttataaagTGTGAAGGAACAGAAGTCAAAACAGAGGTAACTTTGTGTAATGGTCAATGAAGAAAGGTTTCAAGCTGAAGATAATTTGCAGTGACAATAATTCagtgttttcttttcttgctgGACTAGTGTCTCAGacttaagaaaaatgttatcCCACACACTCTACAACCTTTAGTTTCCTTCGCTTTAATAGCCAGCTCTTAAAAGAGAATTTTTCCCCAGAATGTGTTGTCTTCTTCTATACCATGGGTTCCGAAATGGAAACTCCACTCAATCGTGAATGTCAGGTAAGAAATATACAGTGGCTTTTTGCCGTACTTTTTCCATCAAGTATTGTAGTTGAAATTGCGAATTTCAGATAGGACATGCAAAAACAAGTGAATAAGTACAAATCCTTGGTTTGTTAACACTCATTAAGATTTcctaatcattttttttgggGAAAAATATTGTAATATCATCATGCAGGAAGTGCTATATAATTTATAACCATCCTATAGCAGCCAGTGCCAACGTATTTGCTGTGGCTAGCTAACATCAAACAGAATAACATGGAGTCATAAGGTGGTTTGGTTGTTGGGGGGAGGGACATAAGGGTTGGAGTAGTAAGGAGGTCATGGCTTCGAATGCCCCCACTAACATAATATACTAATTGCTAACATTTGAcaataaaaacacaatcaaacagaATAACAAAAAGCCAGATAGATAATTTTAATGTCACATGAAAGAGCAATCATGAAAGACTTGCCTCTGTGATGGACCAGCTGATTAGTAGGGAGGTAACAAGCACATGGGACCGAGTCTGGCATTATAAAAATGTTGCaacttttcaataaaagaatatGACTGAATGctgaataaacaaattaaaatgcatcaacctaaaagaaaaaagttcaattttttcttcacCTCAGGAAAACTCCATAAGATGCCCCAAACCAGAAACAGCCTTGAACTTATCTGTGGCAATGTTGCTGTTACTGGAGACCTCACCAGCCCTTTAccattgaaaaaagaaaaaacgaaGAGAATTCCATAAACAAACCAACTCCAACATCAATTTTCATCTTCGTTAAGCATATAACCCAACATATTGAGCAAAAGATTACTCACCTACCAAACCATGAAGAATCTAGCACACCATTCAATACAACGCCGCAccaaaaactcaaaaaagttagaaaaagcTTGAGATAATTCCCACTAGAAACATATTccttgaaacaaacaaaagggtGTGTGTCCATAGCtcagaaaaatcaaaacttgTTGGATCAGGTACCTCTAACACAGCAGCGCTTTGAGCATAATGCAAAGGTTTTTCTGCTGCACTGTAAACATGTTGATGACCCGATTCGTTCAATGTCTTGAGAACAAAATACAGAACTTGACACCTATGCAGattaagaaagagagagagttttGAGATATATATCTCATAGTAAAGACTAATAGAAGGGATGAGTGAGAGTACCATCCAAACAAAACGGTCCAATTGTAAAGGGAGAGATAGAGGCGCCttagaagagagaagaaaccaGCCATTGGGGAGACAGATCTAGGACTAGGCGGAGAAACACACACAAGACAACACAAGAGTGGAAGATTGAGCAGATTGAAGAGGAATATTTTAAGGATGTGTTAGTTAACTATTGAGGAGGAGATTTCATGAGTCTGGTTGTAGAATTTAAAACGGTTCAGTTGGGCAGCTCAACTCCTCAACCACTTTTGTATGGTAATTACATGATGCCAATGTGGGTGGGACTGGGAACCGTTGTCTTTGGCAAGAtccaagaataataaaatattattttaattttttttaacagaaaaaataTGAGTTTAATTGCTATTGCGATGTACAGTAAATTTATggaattttatcataatttagttaaaaattataggaGTCTCATAATTAGAATGATTTCCGTTGATTATTTATACTGTCGCTGTCACTGtctacaattaaattttatggaatatataaataaataacttgtttttgaaattgaattatattgtctttttattcaagttaatcaaaatgacttttatttatcatttttaagttGAGAGTAGGAACGAAAATAAAGTAACTTAGGCTTGGGAACTAAAGACGTGACCGGTCTACAAACTTCAATACGTAACAAATCCTGCCTTGGAACTATCGAATTTTCTTTGTTAAATGCTCAGTTCGTCTAATTTTCTTTGTTacgtttaaaatatttttgtcccaatttattt
This window harbors:
- the LOC100818356 gene encoding very-long-chain (3R)-3-hydroxyacyl-CoA dehydratase PASTICCINO 2A, producing MAGFFSLLRRLYLSLYNWTVLFGWCQVLYFVLKTLNESGHQHVYSAAEKPLHYAQSAAVLEILHGLVGLVRSPVTATLPQISSRLFLVWGILWSFPETRSHVLVTSLLISWSITEIIRYSFFGFKETFGFTPSWLLWLRYSSFLVLYPTGISSEVGLIYIALPFIKASGKYCIRMPNKWNSSFDYFYAAIVAMGIYVPGSPHLYTYMLAQRKKALSKSKRE